Below is a window of Defluviimonas sp. SAOS-178_SWC DNA.
AGCTTCACGTTGCCGGCCGAAAGGTCCACCGTCACCACCGAGGCCGGGCCGACCTGCGGCGTCACCGTGACGCTGACCCCCGCGGCCGGCGCCAGCTTCAGCGCGTAGCCCCCCGCCGCCGCCGTCGAGGTCGCAGTCGCCCCGATCGCGAACCCGACCCCCGACACTCCCTCGCCGATCGAGTAGAAATCGTCGTTATCATTGTCGTCGTAGGCAACGCCCGTCAGGAAAACGTCAGAGCCGACCTGGCCGAAATTCTGGGTCATCACCGAGGCATTGAATGACTGCCCGAGTGGCACATGGGTGATATGTCCCCAGGGCGAACTGGAAATGGTATAGGTCCCGGTCTGGATCGAAATGCCCGCTTCGCGGACGCCGCCGAAGAACAATGCCTCGCGATCGCTGGACCCGGGGGTGTTGTCCACCGCGTTCAACATGGTGAGGCGGAAGAGCTCGTCCGCCGCCGCCTTCTGCGTCGAGAACGTGTTGGCGTTCACGACGCCGAGGATTTCGGCATATCCGAAACCGGACCCTCCCGGGTAGCCGGTGGCGTTGATCCGGTCGTCCGGCAGGCTGTTGCCGCTGCCGAGGTGGTCGAGTGTGCTGTTGGCGATCATCCAGCTGTCATGGCCGGAGGCGGCTATGTCAAGAAGACCGTTCGGCGCCAAAACCTCCTTGGCGGTCGAGGAAATCGTCCCGGCGGTCAGACCGTCGTTCAGGCCGATGCCCTGACGCGCGGCCTCGGCGTCCGGGTCGAGCCGCGCCCGGTTCACCAACTCCAACATGTACTGCTCTTGTGCGCTCAGCGTCATTGCCGGCAACTCCCCAAACTACGCAAATCATCAATGAGGGGGCGGGGCCACCTTGCCCGGATTCTCCTCATGCGTCTACGGTTACCACCATTCTCGGCGGCGGAAATCCCCTTTTGGGTGCATGTCGGCTATTGTCCCGCAATTCGCGACAAAGCCCTCCCTCCATGCCGGATCGTTCCGAGCGAATGGCCGTGCCAAACCGGTCGATCCGCCAAGCCGGTCCGGAGCCGAGGCCACTTGCCAGCCGTCAAGTCACTCCGAACGGTTTCGGAACAACCGTTGCGTCGCGGCGCCGGCGGCATGCGGCCCGGCCGTCGGGACGGTTTGACATCGAGCCGGAATTGTGACCTCTGCGAGCCACCGTGGGCGTATGTGATATCGTGGCGCCGGACTAGATCTTGCATCTCGGAGGGGGCTGAATTGGGGACTGAAACCCGGTCGGGTGAAGCGACGAAGGGCCTCGGTCGACCGACCGAAGAGGCGCCTTCCGCCGGTAACGGCGCGGGACGGCTTGTCGCCGTCGTCGTGACGCATAACAGATGCGCCCAGCTCGACACCACCCTGACGCGCCTGGCCGCCGAACCGAAGAACCTTCTCCATGCGGTTGTGGTGGTGGACAATCAGTCGACCGACGACACGGAGAAGCTCCTGACCCGTCACGGGGCAGCCCTGCCAGACCGCCTCCTGATTCACCGCAGCGATACCAACCTCGGCGGCGCCGGTGGTTTCGCACTCGGGATTCGGCTGGCGGTCGAGCGCTTCGATCCTGACTGGGTTGTCGTGATGGATGACGACGCCCGGCCTGCCTCCGGTGCGCTCGACGCCTTCCATGCCGGCGACCATGCGGGCTGGGAGGCGGTTGCGGCGGCGGTCTATTTTCCGGGCGGGGACATCTGCGAGATGAACCGGCCATCCTGCAATCCGTTCTGGTCCGGCGCGGGAATGGCCCGCCTCGTGCGGCATGTTGCGATGGGTCGGGGTCGGGACGGATTTCACATCCCCGTCGCCGCCTATCGAGATACGGAGCCGACGCCGATCGATGGCGCCTCTTTCGTCGGGCTCTTCCTGTCGCGACGCGCCATCGCCTTGGCCGGGTATCCGGATGCGCGCCTTTTCATTTATGGTGACGACGTACTCTACACGTTGGGGCTGCGGGAGCGGGGCGGTCGCATCTGCTTTCATCCGCAAGTGCGTTTCGAACACGATTTCTCGACGATCCACACCGCGGAGAAGCGGTTCCTGCCATTGTGGAAGA
It encodes the following:
- a CDS encoding glycosyltransferase, whose product is MGTETRSGEATKGLGRPTEEAPSAGNGAGRLVAVVVTHNRCAQLDTTLTRLAAEPKNLLHAVVVVDNQSTDDTEKLLTRHGAALPDRLLIHRSDTNLGGAGGFALGIRLAVERFDPDWVVVMDDDARPASGALDAFHAGDHAGWEAVAAAVYFPGGDICEMNRPSCNPFWSGAGMARLVRHVAMGRGRDGFHIPVAAYRDTEPTPIDGASFVGLFLSRRAIALAGYPDARLFIYGDDVLYTLGLRERGGRICFHPQVRFEHDFSTIHTAEKRFLPLWKSYYHHRNLLIVYRRAAGMLFWPALLLILPKWILKVRYHAGDRRAYLRLLARAVRDGLTLRLDVALADIQAAAR